A portion of the Ferrovum sp. JA12 genome contains these proteins:
- a CDS encoding amino acid ABC transporter substrate-binding protein, protein MKRSIVALAGLLIVGQALAQNVITLGASVQETGALANTGRYYRDGYNFAVDKINAKGGLKVAGNSYQLAVKILDNQSDSNLSVRQYVQLLNQDKVSFLLGPFASNFALADSSVAEKFQVPMIQGGGASDQIFNRGYQYIFGTLPVASRYFESTLSMMKTLTPKPQTVAVLFADDAFDVSVAKGTEKWVAEAGMKLVANERYSTNASDFSTLISKLRSVHPDAVLVAGHETEVLNFIRQAKSLNFSPKLYSFTVGVPTEDFRHALGKDANYAFGMTSWIASPNNKDDYFADAKAFAEAYKAKFGYDPDYHAASAVADVEAFAKAIEKAQSTDPKKVRDAITQLNFQSLYGPIAFNATGQISLPQTVIQVQHNAVVDIYGQKTINKPIYPMPSWDKR, encoded by the coding sequence ATGAAACGCTCTATCGTTGCCTTAGCCGGTTTACTCATCGTTGGGCAGGCTCTTGCGCAGAATGTTATCACTTTGGGTGCCTCAGTTCAGGAAACTGGTGCTTTAGCTAATACAGGCCGATATTATCGTGATGGTTATAACTTTGCTGTGGATAAAATTAATGCAAAAGGTGGTCTTAAGGTGGCGGGTAACAGTTACCAGTTGGCCGTCAAAATATTGGATAACCAATCTGACAGTAATTTAAGTGTTCGTCAATATGTACAGTTACTCAACCAAGATAAAGTGAGTTTTTTATTAGGCCCTTTTGCCAGTAATTTTGCTCTGGCAGACTCTTCGGTGGCCGAAAAATTTCAAGTGCCTATGATTCAAGGTGGAGGAGCTTCCGATCAAATTTTTAACCGTGGCTATCAATATATTTTTGGGACCTTGCCGGTAGCGAGTCGCTACTTTGAAAGTACCCTCTCCATGATGAAAACCTTAACACCAAAACCACAAACGGTGGCAGTGTTATTTGCTGATGATGCCTTTGATGTGTCGGTGGCAAAAGGCACTGAGAAATGGGTGGCGGAGGCTGGGATGAAGTTGGTCGCTAATGAGCGTTACAGCACGAATGCCAGTGATTTTTCAACATTAATTTCTAAATTGCGATCTGTTCACCCTGATGCAGTGCTCGTGGCAGGGCATGAAACCGAAGTGTTGAATTTTATTCGCCAAGCCAAAAGCCTTAACTTTAGCCCAAAACTCTATTCTTTCACAGTTGGTGTTCCAACCGAGGATTTTCGTCATGCTCTGGGGAAGGATGCAAATTACGCCTTCGGCATGACTTCATGGATTGCCTCACCTAACAATAAAGATGATTACTTTGCTGACGCTAAAGCTTTTGCTGAGGCCTATAAAGCCAAATTTGGTTATGATCCGGATTATCACGCCGCCTCCGCTGTGGCTGATGTGGAAGCTTTTGCAAAAGCCATTGAGAAAGCGCAAAGCACTGACCCCAAGAAAGTACGTGATGCAATTACTCAACTGAACTTTCAGTCACTCTACGGTCCTATCGCTTTCAATGCTACCGGTCAGATTAGCCTACCGCAAACAGTGATTCAAGTGCAGCACAATGCAGTGGTTGACATTTATGGACAAAAAACCATCAATAAACCGATCTACCCTATGCCAAGTTGGGATAAACGTTAA
- a CDS encoding cryptochrome/photolyase family protein, producing MTTLRLILGDQLNPCHSWFTAIDNQVVYTLMECRAETDYVLHHGQKILGIFAAMRDFAQRLNAAGHRVHYLSIDDPMNLNHLEDNVLQLAEQYQCQRIEYQEPDEWRVDLLLSNLKKRFAGAVMGVSSEHFFTERQTGSEFFGQKQWLMERFYRRMRQEHGILMEDNGEPCGGQWNFDEQNREPWRGEVALVPPLLIEHNHEALWQIISTANIKSMGQVDAKHFIWPLNREEALTYLDHFIEQRLLHFGRFQDAMVLDQPFLFHSLLSFALNTKMISPREVIMGAVEAYRQGTAPLNAVEGFVRQILGWREYVRCFYWAHGLEYQAVNYFNHQRQLPEWFWTGKTKMRCLAQAIGQSLDHAYAHHIHRLMIIGNAALLFGLSPQAVSQWYLGVYIDAFEWVEQPNTLGMSQFADGGLLATKPYVASAAYVNRMSNYCKGCSYQFKLREEENACPLNALYWHFHYIHRDQLMKNHRLSMVYRQWQRFDERQQQAILQRAETLLNDWQTC from the coding sequence ATGACGACTTTACGTCTTATTTTAGGGGATCAACTCAATCCTTGCCACTCTTGGTTTACTGCCATCGATAATCAAGTGGTTTACACGTTGATGGAGTGCCGGGCAGAAACGGATTATGTGCTCCATCATGGACAAAAAATCTTAGGGATTTTTGCGGCCATGAGGGATTTTGCTCAGCGTCTCAACGCAGCGGGTCACCGTGTCCATTATCTTAGTATTGATGATCCCATGAATCTGAATCATTTAGAGGACAATGTATTGCAACTCGCTGAGCAGTATCAGTGTCAGCGGATTGAATATCAAGAACCCGATGAGTGGCGTGTGGATCTGTTGTTGTCCAATTTAAAGAAGCGTTTTGCTGGAGCAGTCATGGGTGTTTCTAGTGAACATTTTTTTACTGAACGACAGACAGGATCAGAGTTTTTTGGACAAAAACAATGGTTGATGGAACGCTTTTACCGGCGCATGCGTCAAGAGCATGGCATTTTGATGGAGGACAATGGCGAGCCCTGTGGTGGCCAGTGGAATTTTGATGAACAAAATCGTGAGCCTTGGCGCGGTGAAGTGGCTTTGGTACCCCCCCTATTGATTGAGCACAATCATGAGGCGCTCTGGCAGATTATCTCGACAGCCAACATCAAGAGTATGGGACAAGTGGATGCTAAACATTTTATTTGGCCATTGAATCGTGAAGAGGCCTTAACCTATTTAGATCATTTTATTGAACAGCGTTTGTTACATTTTGGTCGTTTTCAAGATGCCATGGTGCTCGATCAACCTTTCCTATTTCACTCCTTACTCTCCTTTGCATTAAATACTAAAATGATTAGCCCTCGCGAAGTGATCATGGGAGCTGTAGAGGCTTACCGTCAAGGTACTGCCCCCCTTAATGCCGTGGAGGGATTTGTGCGTCAAATATTGGGCTGGCGCGAGTATGTGAGATGCTTTTATTGGGCGCATGGCCTTGAGTATCAAGCGGTAAATTATTTTAATCATCAACGCCAGTTGCCAGAGTGGTTTTGGACAGGAAAAACCAAGATGCGTTGTTTGGCTCAAGCCATTGGTCAATCCTTAGATCACGCCTACGCCCATCACATCCATCGTTTAATGATTATTGGTAATGCAGCCTTACTTTTTGGTTTGTCTCCCCAGGCAGTAAGTCAGTGGTATTTAGGGGTGTATATCGATGCCTTTGAGTGGGTAGAGCAGCCCAATACCTTGGGTATGAGTCAATTTGCTGACGGCGGGCTACTCGCCACTAAACCCTATGTGGCGAGCGCCGCCTATGTCAACAGAATGAGCAATTACTGTAAAGGATGCAGCTATCAATTTAAGTTGCGTGAGGAGGAAAATGCCTGTCCTTTAAATGCGTTATACTGGCATTTTCATTATATTCACCGTGATCAGTTAATGAAAAACCATCGTTTATCTATGGTCTATCGACAATGGCAACGTTTTGATGAGAGACAGCAGCAGGCTATTTTACAACGTGCTGAGACGCTGCTTAATGATTGGCAAACCTGTTAA
- the modA gene encoding molybdate ABC transporter substrate-binding protein, protein MRSLFLILLLTLGVSRAQAESLVISAASSLTNALQEVGQAFMREHPATHIEFNWGGSGALSQQIRAGAPVDVLVSASDKVMDKLQTESLIDPASRAVLVHNQLVLIVPRGSSQPIHDFTDLARLTKISIGDPRFVPAGQYATEVLAFYDLQQRVKSRLIFAANVRQVLTYVAQQEVEAGVVYKTDAMEMAQNVSVVAVAPEDSHSPIVYPAAIIKGSQHTALAEQFLTFCGSVQAKTIFTRYGFQLP, encoded by the coding sequence ATGCGGTCTTTGTTTTTGATTCTTTTACTTACGTTGGGTGTGAGTAGAGCGCAAGCTGAGTCCTTAGTCATCTCTGCCGCCTCAAGTTTAACCAACGCCTTGCAAGAGGTGGGGCAAGCCTTTATGCGGGAGCATCCTGCGACTCATATTGAATTTAATTGGGGTGGATCAGGAGCCCTCTCGCAGCAGATTAGAGCTGGGGCCCCTGTTGATGTATTGGTGAGCGCTTCTGATAAAGTGATGGATAAGCTACAAACTGAGTCCTTGATTGATCCCGCCTCGCGCGCAGTGCTGGTCCATAATCAATTGGTATTAATTGTTCCACGCGGCAGTTCTCAACCCATCCATGATTTTACTGATTTGGCTCGTCTCACAAAAATAAGTATTGGCGACCCTCGTTTTGTTCCCGCTGGCCAATATGCCACGGAAGTGTTGGCTTTTTATGATTTGCAGCAGAGAGTTAAATCACGTCTGATTTTCGCTGCCAATGTCAGACAAGTACTCACCTATGTGGCGCAACAGGAGGTGGAGGCTGGGGTGGTCTATAAAACCGATGCCATGGAAATGGCGCAGAACGTGAGTGTGGTGGCGGTAGCCCCTGAGGATTCCCATAGCCCTATTGTGTATCCTGCCGCAATCATTAAAGGAAGCCAACATACCGCCCTGGCAGAGCAGTTTTTAACTTTCTGTGGTTCAGTGCAGGCTAAAACCATCTTTACGCGTTATGGTTTTCAACTGCCATGA
- a CDS encoding sulfate/molybdate ABC transporter ATP-binding protein, translating to MTLDIECHKQLPGFTLALKLSLPNQLTVILGPSGAGKSLLLQSLAGWLKPDTGQIYFNGTCWFDEAQGIHVPIQKRRVGFVFQHHALFPHMSALENILYGHGEPRSRKAYEQAMTVAQRYQLQEILPLSPSQLSGGQRQRVALARTLMSEPHLLLLDEPLSALDFMTRRHIRQQLIAVQRQCHLPMIFVTHDIHEAFFMADYLVLMDEGQVIQAGLKEEILSHPVNEWVQQWVAEVR from the coding sequence ATGACTCTTGATATTGAGTGTCATAAACAATTACCTGGTTTTACTCTGGCGTTAAAGCTCTCATTACCTAATCAGTTAACGGTGATACTGGGGCCATCGGGAGCGGGTAAGTCTCTGTTATTGCAGAGTCTTGCTGGTTGGCTAAAACCTGATACGGGTCAGATTTATTTTAATGGAACGTGCTGGTTTGATGAGGCGCAAGGTATTCATGTGCCGATCCAGAAACGACGAGTGGGCTTTGTGTTTCAACACCATGCTCTTTTTCCGCATATGAGCGCCTTGGAGAATATACTCTATGGGCATGGTGAGCCGCGCTCAAGGAAGGCTTATGAACAAGCCATGACTGTAGCTCAGCGTTACCAACTGCAAGAGATCTTGCCCTTGTCTCCCAGTCAACTATCCGGTGGTCAGCGCCAACGGGTGGCGCTAGCGCGCACGTTAATGAGTGAACCACATTTGCTTCTTCTGGATGAGCCACTGTCTGCTTTGGATTTTATGACACGACGCCATATTCGTCAGCAGTTAATAGCTGTACAACGCCAATGTCATTTACCTATGATATTTGTGACCCATGATATCCATGAGGCTTTTTTTATGGCAGATTATTTGGTCTTAATGGATGAAGGACAAGTGATTCAAGCAGGACTCAAAGAGGAGATATTGTCTCACCCAGTCAATGAGTGGGTGCAGCAATGGGTGGCGGAGGTACGTTAA
- a CDS encoding DUF423 domain-containing protein, with product MNQSRYVLAVASLFMFLGVLMGAFGAHALQHRLSVEAQGWWQTAVHYQMVHALALLALGASRISGIERATTALIIGIVIFSGSLYALALTNVHWLGAITPIGGLFMMAGWLMLAFQFWRGRVI from the coding sequence ATGAACCAATCTCGTTATGTGTTAGCAGTTGCTTCATTGTTTATGTTTTTGGGTGTCTTGATGGGTGCCTTCGGTGCCCATGCTCTCCAGCATCGCTTGTCTGTTGAAGCGCAAGGGTGGTGGCAAACGGCGGTGCATTATCAAATGGTGCATGCTTTAGCGTTATTGGCCTTGGGCGCCTCACGCATCAGCGGCATAGAGCGAGCGACCACTGCCCTCATTATTGGAATAGTAATTTTCTCAGGTTCTCTCTACGCCTTAGCACTCACTAATGTACATTGGTTGGGAGCCATTACCCCTATTGGTGGCTTATTTATGATGGCGGGCTGGCTCATGTTAGCCTTTCAGTTTTGGCGAGGCAGAGTGATTTAA
- a CDS encoding ABC transporter ATP-binding protein gives MSNVLLQLKHWYAGYAGVDVLNGIDMSVKQGEIVALVGSNGAGKTTLLRSLSRTLKGRGEITFAGRSLYDDTPEKVFESGLVQVPEGRMLFDQMSVQENLLMGAYRRQDNNAIKDSLEYVYGLFPKMYERRQQRSGSMSGGEQQMCAMGRALMASPKLLLVDEMSLGLAPVIVDQLLDILSTIRDQGITVLLVEQDIYAALEIADRGYVMVTGSITQSGTAEELRNDPHIREAYLGL, from the coding sequence ATGAGTAACGTATTACTTCAATTAAAACATTGGTATGCAGGCTATGCTGGCGTGGATGTGCTAAACGGCATTGATATGAGCGTCAAGCAAGGCGAAATTGTGGCGTTGGTGGGCAGTAACGGTGCCGGTAAAACGACTTTATTACGGTCTCTATCGCGCACCCTAAAAGGACGCGGAGAGATTACCTTTGCCGGTCGCTCCCTCTATGACGATACACCAGAAAAAGTGTTTGAAAGCGGTCTTGTCCAAGTGCCTGAAGGCAGAATGCTGTTTGACCAAATGAGTGTTCAAGAAAACTTACTCATGGGGGCCTATCGTCGCCAGGATAATAACGCAATTAAGGACTCCTTAGAATACGTGTATGGTCTTTTCCCCAAAATGTATGAAAGACGCCAGCAACGTTCAGGCAGTATGTCAGGAGGTGAGCAGCAGATGTGTGCCATGGGTCGCGCTTTAATGGCCAGCCCTAAATTGTTGTTGGTTGACGAAATGAGTTTGGGGCTCGCGCCGGTGATTGTGGACCAACTATTAGACATACTTAGTACTATTCGTGATCAAGGCATCACGGTACTCTTGGTGGAGCAAGATATTTATGCCGCCCTCGAGATTGCTGACCGGGGTTATGTGATGGTAACAGGGTCCATTACCCAATCTGGCACTGCTGAGGAGCTTAGGAATGATCCTCATATTCGTGAAGCGTATTTAGGGCTATAG
- a CDS encoding OsmC family protein encodes MSEKLAVSLVQQNRFQFTIDFGENKPSVVGDEEAPLGEGVGPTPGQLLLAAVANCMADSLFFALSKFNQQASPIRAHATGEIGRNGEGRLRVLAINIELTLAKAAAEINHVDRIVNQFEDFCTVGKSVAQGIPLVLTVIDSTGAVLKVSPDHSL; translated from the coding sequence ATGAGTGAAAAACTAGCTGTTTCATTGGTACAGCAAAATCGTTTTCAGTTTACTATTGATTTTGGTGAAAACAAACCCTCAGTAGTGGGCGATGAAGAAGCCCCTTTAGGGGAGGGCGTTGGCCCCACTCCCGGACAACTCTTGCTGGCTGCCGTGGCCAATTGTATGGCGGATTCACTTTTTTTTGCATTGAGTAAATTCAATCAACAGGCTTCACCCATCAGAGCTCATGCAACAGGGGAGATTGGTCGAAACGGTGAAGGCCGACTGCGCGTATTGGCAATCAACATTGAGTTAACTCTTGCTAAAGCCGCAGCAGAAATAAATCATGTGGATAGAATCGTTAATCAATTTGAGGACTTTTGTACGGTGGGTAAAAGTGTTGCGCAAGGTATTCCCTTAGTTTTGACTGTGATAGACAGTACGGGAGCCGTGTTGAAAGTGAGTCCAGATCACTCACTTTAA
- a CDS encoding ABC transporter ATP-binding protein: MTTPILSLKNISKRFGGLLAVNGVHVDIMPGETVGLIGPNGAGKTTLVSLISGSLIPTTGDVLFEGKTITALPAFQRARLGIGRTFQIMKPFPGLTVLDNVAVGALYGTTTTNKALSVARDEAMGWLERMDLQGKAMQRADELGGPDRKRLELAKAMAMKPKLLLLDEVMAGLNLVEIDEVIDAIKVVRETGISILVIEHMMKVIQSLSDRLLVLHHGQQIMAGTPQEVLNDPRVIDAYLGKRRV, encoded by the coding sequence ATGACAACACCTATCCTATCTTTAAAAAACATATCTAAACGCTTTGGTGGACTCTTGGCGGTGAATGGTGTTCACGTTGACATCATGCCCGGGGAAACCGTTGGCTTAATCGGCCCTAACGGGGCGGGTAAAACTACGCTAGTGAGTTTGATTAGTGGCAGCCTAATTCCCACCACCGGTGATGTTTTGTTCGAAGGGAAAACAATTACCGCTTTACCGGCCTTTCAACGGGCGCGATTAGGTATTGGGCGTACCTTTCAAATCATGAAACCTTTTCCTGGATTAACGGTGTTAGATAATGTGGCAGTCGGTGCTCTCTATGGCACCACCACGACTAATAAAGCGCTGTCAGTGGCACGAGATGAGGCCATGGGATGGCTTGAGCGCATGGACTTACAGGGTAAGGCAATGCAACGGGCTGATGAGCTAGGGGGGCCTGATCGAAAACGCTTAGAGCTTGCTAAGGCCATGGCCATGAAACCTAAATTATTATTATTAGATGAAGTCATGGCCGGGTTGAATCTGGTGGAAATTGATGAGGTGATTGATGCCATTAAAGTGGTCCGCGAGACAGGCATCTCTATTTTGGTCATTGAACACATGATGAAGGTGATCCAGTCATTATCCGATCGGTTATTGGTATTGCATCATGGGCAGCAGATTATGGCCGGTACGCCCCAGGAAGTATTAAATGACCCACGGGTCATTGACGCTTATTTAGGAAAACGACGTGTATGA
- the modB gene encoding molybdate ABC transporter permease subunit — protein sequence MTEIGQILLLSLWIAACSTVLVVIIGIALSYLFVFSDSRKWLWLDTLVAIPLVLPPTVVGFLLIYLLGKRGPLGVLLEHFFGITLLFTWQAAVIAALVVSLPLMIRVTRSGFLAVDRELILASQSLGKSSWISFRRIIMPLARNSIVAGALLSFTRALGEFGATLMVAGNIPGKTATLSLSIYTAFESGDMPSAWIMALLLTTIAVFAMVATHLLTRSRW from the coding sequence ATGACAGAGATTGGTCAGATATTGCTGTTATCCTTATGGATCGCGGCGTGTTCTACGGTGTTGGTTGTGATAATAGGAATTGCCTTATCCTATCTGTTTGTCTTTAGTGATTCCCGTAAGTGGTTATGGCTTGATACCTTAGTGGCTATTCCTCTAGTGTTACCGCCTACAGTGGTGGGTTTTTTATTGATTTATCTGTTAGGTAAAAGGGGACCCTTGGGGGTACTGTTAGAGCACTTTTTTGGCATCACCTTACTGTTTACTTGGCAAGCTGCCGTGATCGCTGCCTTAGTGGTCTCCTTGCCCTTAATGATTCGTGTGACGCGATCGGGTTTTTTGGCGGTGGATCGTGAACTCATTCTAGCTAGCCAGAGTTTAGGTAAATCCAGTTGGATCAGTTTTCGGCGCATCATTATGCCCTTAGCACGTAACAGTATTGTGGCTGGGGCACTGTTATCCTTTACCCGCGCCTTGGGTGAGTTTGGTGCCACGTTGATGGTGGCCGGAAATATTCCTGGTAAAACCGCCACACTCTCTTTATCTATCTATACAGCCTTTGAATCAGGGGATATGCCTAGCGCCTGGATCATGGCCTTGCTGTTAACAACTATCGCAGTGTTTGCTATGGTCGCCACTCATCTATTAACACGGAGTCGATGGTGA
- a CDS encoding DUF3429 domain-containing protein, with product MQDNNIATPKAVLLLGYGGLIPFIAFTLAMLFDPLRSGIWRDTVLTYASVILSFVGALHWAFAMLAKDLSSNLSQSQRYAWSVVPALVGWFALLIPPLVAGIVLAVFFIIHLDQDRRLIKQIELPTWYLPLRIQLTLVATLAVVIAGLTAP from the coding sequence ATGCAAGACAATAACATAGCCACTCCCAAAGCCGTTTTACTATTAGGGTATGGTGGATTAATTCCCTTTATTGCTTTTACCTTAGCGATGCTTTTTGATCCATTGCGATCAGGCATATGGCGCGATACGGTACTCACCTATGCTTCGGTGATCTTAAGTTTTGTGGGTGCCCTACATTGGGCCTTTGCCATGCTCGCCAAAGACCTGAGTAGCAACCTGTCTCAATCTCAACGCTATGCTTGGAGTGTGGTGCCAGCGCTAGTGGGTTGGTTTGCTCTCTTGATCCCCCCATTGGTGGCGGGAATAGTGTTAGCTGTTTTTTTTATTATTCACTTGGATCAAGATCGGCGCTTAATAAAGCAAATTGAATTACCGACCTGGTACTTGCCCTTGAGAATCCAGCTCACTCTCGTAGCCACCTTAGCGGTGGTGATAGCTGGCCTCACTGCGCCTTAA
- a CDS encoding branched-chain amino acid ABC transporter permease, translating into MKRYSPLLLIAVVALLTALPWFAGPTLVQFAINALMLATLAQGWNIIGGFAGYASFGNSIFFGLGSYGVAIAMVQWNLPFGVGLVVGVIFSIIFALAMGGPVLRLRGHYFAIATLALSQVMSAIFSNLEVAGRNIGLVLPLLRSDTLFYELSLGLLVLATLTVFYLSRSRFGFGLIAIRENEDAAQSMGINTTRYKVLAFTLAGLFCSLAGGIHAYWITFIDPNSAFDLSLNVKMIIMAVFGGPGSVLGPVIGAAILSAISELLSSTLSSVASLFFGVVIVLAVILMPKGLTDCWLKFPVTRWRYFINNIRQYRL; encoded by the coding sequence ATGAAGCGTTACTCTCCTTTATTACTGATTGCGGTGGTGGCTCTTTTAACGGCTTTGCCATGGTTCGCAGGCCCCACCTTGGTTCAATTCGCCATTAACGCCCTAATGCTAGCTACTCTCGCACAAGGCTGGAATATTATTGGTGGCTTCGCCGGTTATGCCTCCTTTGGTAATTCCATTTTCTTTGGCCTCGGTAGCTATGGGGTGGCGATCGCCATGGTGCAGTGGAATCTTCCCTTTGGCGTGGGCTTAGTGGTGGGGGTTATTTTTTCTATTATATTTGCTCTAGCCATGGGGGGGCCAGTGCTGCGTTTGCGTGGCCATTACTTTGCTATTGCCACCTTAGCACTGTCACAGGTGATGAGCGCTATTTTCTCTAATTTAGAGGTGGCAGGACGCAATATCGGTTTAGTTCTGCCCCTATTGCGCAGTGATACTTTGTTTTATGAGCTGTCCCTAGGGCTATTGGTCTTGGCCACTTTGACTGTTTTTTATCTCTCCCGCAGTCGCTTTGGGTTTGGTTTGATCGCTATTCGTGAAAATGAAGATGCTGCCCAGTCTATGGGAATTAACACCACTCGCTATAAAGTCTTGGCTTTTACTTTAGCAGGCCTATTCTGCTCCCTAGCTGGAGGTATTCACGCTTACTGGATCACTTTCATTGATCCTAACAGCGCCTTTGATTTGAGTTTAAATGTGAAGATGATCATTATGGCTGTGTTCGGTGGCCCAGGATCTGTGTTGGGGCCGGTGATCGGTGCAGCTATTTTGTCAGCCATCTCGGAACTTTTATCTTCTACCCTCTCTAGTGTGGCCAGTTTATTCTTTGGCGTAGTGATTGTGCTGGCGGTGATTCTGATGCCCAAAGGGTTAACTGATTGTTGGTTGAAATTTCCTGTAACCCGCTGGCGTTACTTTATTAATAATATTCGTCAGTATCGTCTATGA
- a CDS encoding branched-chain amino acid ABC transporter permease yields MDLLLQVIINGLLLGGLYALMALGLALVWGVLNIVNLAHGALIMLGGYAGYYLFTLMGIDPFLALPLVMLLLFILGYALQRYVLTLIARSPMFNTLLITFGLDVIFMVLAQLFFSADFRTINPSYAGAHVTWFGLTFPQVQLYSFAVALLLTVGLWLLLLHTRIGRAIRATAQNLSAARLYGVNPKKIYALTFGIGAALAGAAGDLYGVVSQITPYIGATLTAKCFAIAIIGGLENPLGVIVGGVLLALIESLTALYVGPTFIDVASFGVLVLVLIIRPQGLLGKTAK; encoded by the coding sequence ATGGATTTATTACTTCAAGTTATTATCAATGGATTACTCCTCGGTGGACTCTATGCTTTAATGGCATTGGGGTTGGCGTTGGTGTGGGGGGTACTAAATATTGTTAACCTCGCACACGGTGCTTTAATTATGTTGGGCGGCTATGCAGGATATTATTTGTTTACACTGATGGGGATCGATCCATTTTTAGCCTTGCCTCTTGTTATGCTGTTACTTTTTATTTTAGGCTATGCACTGCAGCGCTATGTCTTAACCTTAATCGCGCGCTCACCCATGTTCAACACCTTACTGATCACTTTTGGGCTAGATGTTATTTTTATGGTGCTAGCCCAACTGTTCTTTAGCGCAGATTTTAGAACTATCAATCCCTCTTACGCAGGCGCCCACGTTACTTGGTTTGGCTTAACCTTTCCCCAAGTTCAGTTGTATTCCTTTGCGGTGGCCCTGTTGCTGACGGTGGGGTTATGGCTCTTACTACTGCATACCCGTATTGGTCGTGCTATTCGTGCCACGGCACAAAACCTTTCAGCTGCAAGACTCTATGGGGTTAATCCTAAAAAGATTTATGCCCTGACTTTTGGTATTGGTGCTGCTTTGGCGGGGGCGGCGGGAGACCTCTATGGTGTGGTATCACAAATCACTCCTTATATCGGTGCCACCCTTACTGCAAAATGCTTTGCTATTGCGATTATTGGGGGTCTTGAAAATCCCTTAGGAGTTATTGTCGGTGGGGTGTTACTGGCCCTTATTGAATCCTTAACAGCCCTTTACGTGGGACCCACTTTTATTGATGTAGCCAGCTTTGGAGTATTGGTGTTGGTCTTAATTATTCGCCCGCAGGGGTTACTTGGAAAAACTGCAAAATGA